The Algoriphagus sp. TR-M9 genome has a window encoding:
- a CDS encoding sensor histidine kinase has protein sequence MKKKLLSAITKKILTLMTMSVGALLFFTFYFGITISNLGPAFTFGLFLLPVTMGTIQVFSFHLIPKYLFRQKYLLFGLYTLYTLIISVFLIAISSFYGFLFLNSLEAFDSEFLLNKNLYLIIIGVYIVVLLSALFSAFRENHKIHLSNQKLQLALINGELQLKQEELAYLKMQIHPHFLFNTLNTIYGSAIAKNNQTPALILKLSNLLDYILYQTKKSLVPLQSEIDHLQDYLALEKLRHGDKLEIKASFPDDNVQLQIAPMLFLPLLENSFKHGKTQGNQTKVELKIETEENQIHFFLKNNYEEGASSTSLNSSGIGLQNIQKRLDLLYPKSHEFTFGKSNGYFTVNLSISANQPKSS, from the coding sequence ATGAAAAAGAAGCTACTTTCAGCAATTACGAAGAAAATTCTCACCCTCATGACCATGAGTGTGGGGGCATTGCTGTTCTTCACTTTTTACTTCGGTATCACCATTTCAAATTTAGGCCCGGCCTTCACTTTCGGGTTATTCCTACTTCCGGTCACCATGGGTACTATTCAAGTTTTTAGTTTTCACCTGATCCCAAAATACCTCTTTAGGCAGAAGTACCTACTTTTTGGATTATACACACTTTACACTCTTATCATTTCCGTATTCCTGATCGCTATTTCCTCTTTTTACGGATTCCTTTTTTTGAATTCCTTAGAGGCATTTGATAGCGAATTCTTGCTGAACAAGAACCTCTACCTCATCATCATAGGCGTGTACATCGTGGTATTGCTCAGTGCTCTTTTCTCTGCTTTTCGGGAAAATCACAAAATCCATCTCAGCAACCAAAAGCTTCAGCTAGCATTAATCAACGGGGAATTACAGCTAAAACAGGAAGAACTTGCCTACCTGAAAATGCAGATTCACCCTCATTTTTTGTTCAATACCCTGAACACGATTTATGGTTCTGCTATCGCAAAAAACAATCAAACTCCGGCGTTGATTTTAAAGCTATCCAATCTGCTGGATTATATTTTGTACCAAACCAAAAAGTCTCTGGTTCCTCTGCAAAGCGAAATCGATCACCTTCAGGACTATCTGGCTTTAGAAAAGCTGAGGCATGGAGATAAACTGGAGATCAAGGCGAGTTTTCCGGATGACAATGTCCAGCTCCAAATAGCTCCAATGCTATTTTTACCCTTACTGGAAAACAGTTTTAAACATGGGAAAACCCAGGGAAATCAAACCAAAGTCGAACTGAAAATTGAAACTGAAGAAAATCAAATCCACTTTTTCTTAAAAAACAATTATGAAGAAGGTGCATCTTCTACCAGTTTAAACTCCTCGGGAATTGGTCTTCAAAACATCCAAAAACGCTTAGACCTGCTGTATCCCAAATCTCATGAATTTACCTTCGGAAAATCAAATGGGTACTTTACAGTGAATCTTTCTATTTCCGCCAATCAACCCAAGTCCTCATGA
- a CDS encoding YybH family protein, whose amino-acid sequence MKSYFLLLAVFCTAFSCSPKNEELKETPTSEAEVPKLNYDEQTTQQVLDHHFKAFVENNLEEVMADYTEESILITPDRTYRGLAEIRENFVNAYAALPKDSTTVNLIKDLAIKDVGYIIWEADAPNFEFKSSSDTFIIQDGKIVRQTFMGVVTAK is encoded by the coding sequence ATGAAATCCTATTTCTTACTTTTAGCGGTTTTTTGTACTGCATTTTCCTGCTCTCCCAAAAATGAAGAGCTCAAAGAAACCCCAACATCAGAGGCTGAAGTACCAAAGCTGAACTATGATGAGCAAACTACTCAGCAAGTGCTCGACCATCACTTCAAGGCTTTTGTGGAAAACAACCTAGAGGAAGTGATGGCCGATTATACTGAAGAGTCAATTTTGATTACTCCAGACAGAACTTACCGGGGGCTTGCGGAAATCCGCGAGAACTTCGTGAATGCCTATGCAGCCTTGCCAAAGGATTCTACTACCGTTAATCTGATTAAGGATTTGGCTATTAAAGATGTGGGCTACATCATTTGGGAAGCTGATGCTCCAAATTTCGAATTCAAAAGCAGCTCAGATACCTTTATCATTCAGGATGGTAAAATTGTCCGCCAGACTTTTATGGGTGTGGTGACAGCGAAGTAA
- a CDS encoding DoxX family protein, protein MRLSSLENYYLSIKRNRWHWIFQLICRILLAYAFLVAGMIKILGERFASGLPVIHPMGSYLEALHHTGYYYTFIGVAQVIAAILLLIPRTVLLGALLYLPIIINIWVLSYAVRFVGSYLTSPLMVLANLYILVCHYDKLKFILPFNRYSAEASVPKPEKYEFNFPYLFFGGVIFTMAFFVWFSLFGLEVMPQNSLGDCKSQFVGTDQEAAGFEFCECVHTVGNPLDDCLERFDQMKNQTLSN, encoded by the coding sequence ATGAGACTATCAAGCCTGGAGAACTACTATTTAAGCATCAAGCGAAATAGGTGGCACTGGATATTTCAACTGATATGCAGAATCCTGCTGGCCTATGCTTTTTTGGTCGCAGGTATGATCAAGATTCTTGGAGAACGATTTGCTAGTGGATTGCCCGTGATTCATCCTATGGGTTCGTATTTGGAAGCCCTGCATCACACAGGATATTATTACACCTTCATCGGTGTGGCACAAGTGATCGCTGCCATCTTATTACTGATTCCACGCACGGTATTATTAGGGGCTTTGCTATATCTACCAATTATTATAAATATTTGGGTGCTTTCATATGCAGTTCGTTTTGTAGGCTCCTATTTGACATCTCCTTTGATGGTCTTGGCAAACCTTTACATCCTAGTCTGCCACTACGATAAGCTGAAATTTATTTTGCCATTCAATAGATACTCTGCAGAAGCTAGTGTACCCAAGCCTGAGAAGTATGAGTTTAATTTCCCTTATCTTTTTTTTGGCGGAGTTATTTTCACGATGGCTTTCTTCGTTTGGTTTTCCCTTTTCGGTCTTGAAGTCATGCCTCAGAATTCACTTGGGGATTGCAAGTCTCAGTTCGTAGGAACAGATCAGGAAGCAGCAGGATTTGAATTCTGCGAATGTGTGCATACCGTTGGCAATCCACTGGATGACTGTCTAGAGCGATTTGATCAAATGAAAAACCAAACTCTCTCCAATTAA
- a CDS encoding carboxypeptidase-like regulatory domain-containing protein produces MKVFLAIFTLLLSLPAFGQKLYGEIKDENANPVPYVNIGIVDLDRGTISNQSGHYEIDISGLDDEEILRFSMIGFENTEFNIGKLKSQNSTSLNITLKEKPIELKEIEVKATKGTPLILGVKKPGNFSWIWSDANKGDEIGMLFRVKNPFYLDKFSFHIKRNSCDSIYYRVKIYDEENELPIKIINQEDIRFLSTLKKGWETVDMSAYNILIESDFIISLETLDSCCSDGYTPSRLSIGSDFGLTYSRPSSMAPWLEIGNEMSFRIEGIEILDD; encoded by the coding sequence ATGAAAGTATTTTTAGCTATTTTCACTTTACTACTAAGTCTCCCGGCTTTTGGTCAAAAGCTCTACGGTGAAATAAAAGATGAAAATGCCAACCCTGTCCCTTATGTAAATATCGGGATTGTCGATCTGGACAGAGGTACTATTTCAAATCAGTCCGGCCACTATGAAATCGATATTTCCGGATTGGATGACGAAGAAATTCTCCGGTTCTCCATGATAGGATTTGAAAATACCGAATTCAATATTGGTAAGCTAAAATCCCAAAATAGCACTTCATTGAACATCACGTTAAAAGAAAAACCTATTGAACTTAAAGAAATAGAAGTAAAAGCCACCAAGGGAACTCCCTTGATCCTCGGTGTGAAAAAACCGGGGAATTTTTCATGGATATGGAGCGATGCGAATAAAGGGGATGAAATTGGAATGCTTTTTAGAGTGAAAAACCCTTTTTATCTGGACAAATTTTCTTTCCACATCAAAAGGAACAGCTGCGACAGCATCTACTACCGGGTCAAAATCTATGACGAAGAAAATGAGCTTCCGATCAAAATCATTAACCAGGAGGATATACGTTTTCTTTCCACCTTGAAAAAAGGCTGGGAAACAGTAGATATGTCAGCATATAATATTTTGATCGAATCTGATTTTATCATTTCGCTGGAAACCTTAGATAGCTGTTGCAGTGATGGATACACCCCATCCAGACTCTCCATAGGGAGTGATTTTGGATTGACTTATTCAAGGCCATCCAGCATGGCACCCTGGCTGGAAATAGGTAATGAAATGAGTTTTAGAATAGAAGGCATAGAAATATTGGATGATTAA
- a CDS encoding nuclear transport factor 2 family protein translates to MKILLPLLTLFFFTFLFASAQQTCMTASSIKALDAQWEANNLNPDPEFFKSTLAENFIWVHNHASMIDTKEDVIKRTEIQAAKGTTNTRSRTQSEVKVEITGNTAIVTGFTVVDRGPTPTKYHFMRTYVEVDGKCLLIGNHTMAIPEGE, encoded by the coding sequence ATGAAAATCCTTTTGCCACTTCTTACACTTTTCTTTTTCACCTTCCTTTTTGCATCAGCCCAGCAAACCTGCATGACGGCATCATCCATCAAAGCTCTGGACGCGCAGTGGGAAGCTAACAACCTAAATCCTGATCCTGAATTTTTTAAAAGTACGCTTGCTGAGAACTTTATATGGGTACACAATCATGCCTCGATGATCGATACAAAGGAAGATGTCATCAAGCGAACTGAAATCCAAGCGGCAAAAGGAACTACAAATACCCGGTCCCGGACACAAAGTGAAGTGAAAGTGGAAATCACAGGTAACACGGCAATAGTAACGGGTTTCACCGTCGTGGACCGAGGCCCCACTCCTACCAAATACCACTTTATGCGAACTTACGTGGAAGTGGATGGCAAATGCCTTTTGATAGGTAATCATACCATGGCGATACCTGAAGGGGAGTAA
- a CDS encoding carbon-nitrogen hydrolase, with protein sequence MAVGKSIFTTYSSKHLTVANKTVKVGLVQLSCSPDVAENMTKTIAGVREAAAKGAQVVVLQELFRSLYFCDVEDYENFKLAEAIPGPSTDTLGDLAKELGVVIVASLFEKRAEGLYHNTTAVLDADGAYLGKYRKMHIPDDPGYFEKFYFTPGDLGYKVFPTKYGNIGVLICWDQWYPEAARITALKGADFLVYPTAIGWHKDQTPDVNDEQYGAWQTIQRSHAVANGIPVVSVNRCGNEGDMKFWGGSFVANPFGRIIFKASHEEEQIHVEELDFAKSDQYRTHWPFLRDRRIDSYQPITKRFLDEE encoded by the coding sequence ATGGCAGTGGGCAAAAGTATCTTTACAACTTATTCATCAAAACATTTGACTGTGGCAAATAAAACTGTAAAAGTTGGCTTGGTTCAGCTGAGCTGTTCTCCCGATGTAGCTGAAAACATGACTAAAACCATTGCCGGTGTGCGTGAGGCTGCGGCTAAGGGAGCACAGGTGGTGGTCTTGCAAGAACTGTTTAGGTCCTTGTATTTCTGCGATGTGGAAGACTATGAGAATTTCAAGCTTGCTGAAGCTATACCGGGCCCGTCTACCGACACACTTGGCGACTTGGCCAAAGAGCTCGGCGTGGTGATCGTGGCTTCTCTTTTTGAGAAAAGAGCCGAAGGTCTGTATCATAATACTACTGCAGTTTTGGATGCTGACGGAGCTTACCTAGGCAAATACAGGAAGATGCACATTCCGGATGATCCGGGGTATTTTGAGAAGTTTTACTTTACACCTGGTGATCTGGGCTATAAGGTTTTTCCTACCAAATATGGAAATATCGGTGTTCTGATCTGCTGGGATCAGTGGTATCCTGAGGCAGCTAGAATTACTGCCTTGAAAGGGGCGGATTTTCTGGTTTACCCTACGGCTATTGGCTGGCATAAGGACCAGACCCCCGATGTCAATGACGAGCAATATGGGGCCTGGCAGACTATTCAGCGCTCACATGCCGTAGCCAACGGAATTCCTGTGGTATCTGTAAACCGCTGCGGAAACGAGGGAGATATGAAGTTTTGGGGAGGATCTTTTGTGGCCAATCCTTTTGGAAGAATCATCTTCAAAGCCAGTCACGAAGAGGAGCAAATCCATGTAGAAGAACTGGATTTTGCCAAATCTGATCAATACAGAACGCACTGGCCATTTCTCAGAGACCGAAGAATAGATTCCTATCAGCCGATTACCAAAAGATTCCTAGACGAAGAATAG
- a CDS encoding MotA/TolQ/ExbB proton channel family protein, with the protein MTSILVQKLVLSNVIIDRFQEGGLLGMTLVLICLLLAVVLAFKAFSNLHADLATFLKYKKLVNQVVLLGLVISFLNSLLGLIQAFDSLEATGGGDPAIIAGGLKVTLLSPLFGLFVFVLGYSATFVLSWMRRAEREEA; encoded by the coding sequence ATGACATCAATTTTAGTTCAGAAGCTTGTATTATCAAATGTGATTATTGACCGGTTCCAGGAAGGAGGTTTGCTGGGGATGACGCTGGTATTAATCTGTCTATTGCTAGCTGTGGTGCTGGCATTTAAAGCGTTTTCAAATCTCCACGCAGACTTGGCTACCTTCCTGAAATATAAAAAACTAGTCAATCAGGTAGTTTTACTTGGCTTAGTCATTTCCTTTCTCAATTCACTTTTGGGCTTGATCCAAGCTTTTGATTCCTTAGAGGCGACAGGGGGAGGAGACCCGGCCATTATTGCCGGAGGTTTGAAAGTCACCTTACTCTCACCACTTTTTGGCTTATTCGTTTTCGTGCTGGGGTACTCTGCCACTTTTGTACTGAGCTGGATGCGCAGAGCTGAGCGCGAGGAGGCTTAA
- a CDS encoding COG2426 family protein, with amino-acid sequence MFLDLFTAMLWSLSPFGEAKVGIPYALLHGVDIYLVLLGCFLANVLVFPIMNFFFDVVNRYFLKWYYYKKAAIYVGRRAKAGAGKNVQKYGFWGLMIFVAMPIPGTGVYAGSIAGYLFGVERKKAFLANSIGILISCLIVWGSTLAAMKGLKN; translated from the coding sequence ATGTTTTTAGATTTATTTACCGCTATGCTTTGGAGTCTTTCTCCTTTTGGAGAGGCAAAAGTTGGGATTCCATACGCCCTTCTCCATGGCGTGGATATCTATTTGGTATTATTAGGCTGTTTTTTAGCAAATGTTCTGGTCTTTCCGATCATGAACTTCTTTTTCGATGTAGTCAACAGGTACTTTTTGAAATGGTATTACTACAAAAAGGCCGCAATATATGTAGGTCGTAGGGCCAAGGCTGGTGCAGGTAAAAATGTGCAGAAATATGGCTTCTGGGGACTTATGATTTTTGTGGCTATGCCTATTCCGGGAACTGGAGTATATGCCGGTTCTATCGCGGGTTACCTCTTTGGAGTAGAGCGGAAAAAGGCCTTTTTGGCTAATTCAATAGGGATTCTCATCTCCTGTCTGATAGTTTGGGGCTCTACCTTGGCTGCGATGAAGGGCTTGAAAAATTAA
- a CDS encoding serine hydrolase domain-containing protein, which translates to MKLLKRIVWIGLPVLAWTCFVGLGFVQGFLLRAITFSDTTEDFIDASREILGKEQVGSFAMVLIKEGKVSGSYFFSSDKPVNENTSFPVASISKWVTSFGVMKLVEEGKIDLDSPIDGYLSRWNLPESDYDNSKVSVRRLLSHSSGLVDDLGYEGFAPGEPVQTIEESLTKAADSPYAEGVARVGYAPGSQYMYSGAGYTILQLLIEEISGQSFQEYMTKVVFEPLGMGNSTFVLSEKPEIDLAQVYQADGTLGKPRTFTALAAASLFTSTADLSKFLIANLTDNPVLRRETILQMSRPETFINKIGVYGLGPHLYSQNDAQSTIIGHDGSGGTIVINTAARVNLQSNNGIIALTMGNPSVASEIADEWLFWEAGIADFVVMQRNIPFLIKLLVVGYLVILAVSISIIRKVKSES; encoded by the coding sequence ATGAAATTACTAAAAAGAATAGTGTGGATAGGTCTGCCTGTACTTGCATGGACCTGTTTTGTAGGATTAGGGTTTGTCCAAGGCTTTTTGTTAAGGGCGATAACCTTTTCAGACACTACGGAAGACTTTATAGATGCATCCCGGGAGATTTTGGGAAAGGAACAGGTTGGGAGTTTTGCCATGGTTCTGATAAAGGAAGGGAAAGTCTCAGGAAGTTACTTTTTTTCAAGTGACAAACCGGTGAATGAAAACACCTCATTTCCTGTGGCATCCATCAGCAAGTGGGTGACTTCGTTTGGAGTTATGAAATTAGTGGAAGAGGGTAAAATTGACTTAGACAGTCCAATAGACGGGTACTTGTCCAGGTGGAATTTGCCGGAAAGCGACTACGACAATAGTAAAGTAAGTGTGCGCAGACTGCTCTCGCATTCATCTGGACTTGTAGATGACTTGGGTTATGAAGGATTTGCGCCAGGCGAACCTGTACAGACTATCGAGGAATCTTTGACGAAGGCTGCTGATTCACCTTATGCCGAAGGGGTGGCGCGGGTAGGGTATGCCCCAGGGTCCCAGTATATGTACTCTGGAGCAGGATATACTATTCTTCAATTATTGATCGAGGAAATCAGTGGTCAATCCTTTCAGGAATATATGACAAAAGTGGTCTTTGAGCCTCTGGGGATGGGTAATTCTACCTTTGTTCTGTCAGAAAAGCCTGAGATTGATTTGGCTCAGGTATACCAAGCTGATGGGACGCTAGGTAAACCCCGTACTTTCACAGCTCTTGCGGCAGCTTCTTTATTTACCAGCACAGCAGATTTGAGTAAGTTTCTCATAGCAAACCTTACTGATAATCCGGTATTACGCCGTGAGACTATTTTGCAAATGAGCAGGCCGGAAACCTTTATCAATAAGATAGGAGTGTATGGTTTGGGGCCACACCTATACAGTCAGAATGATGCGCAATCTACTATAATTGGCCATGATGGAAGTGGAGGTACTATTGTCATCAATACGGCGGCCAGGGTAAATCTCCAATCAAATAATGGAATTATTGCTTTGACCATGGGCAATCCTTCAGTTGCATCGGAGATTGCTGACGAGTGGTTGTTTTGGGAAGCCGGGATTGCAGATTTTGTAGTGATGCAGCGCAATATTCCATTTCTAATCAAGCTGTTGGTCGTAGGTTACCTAGTTATTCTTGCGGTATCTATCAGCATTATTCGCAAGGTTAAAAGTGAAAGTTAG
- the creD gene encoding cell envelope integrity protein CreD, with amino-acid sequence MESNTNLSLLEKFQDWISRSTSLKLLVIGFIALVLLIPQALTIDLINERQERLLETEIEVTNKWSRAQTVIGPYLALPYHYYREVNSNGENKVIKELKTAYFLPDVLDVKGDLQAESLHRGIFDVVVYRGAIELKAEFGEIALGKLDITPEQVLWDQASFMISVSDLRGIGENPNLMLNNFPLLSEPFSDAQTQQKGLQFPASLDSVSKGFNFSGSLKLKGSKDFHIVPLGKTTTMNLSGNWPNPSFQGEFLPEERELSKDGFQSTWKVLHFNRPFGQEFSETLPNFPESSFGLSLKMPVDQYQQSIRTSKYAILIIILSFLALFLMETFSKRRIHPLQYTLVGFALVLYYTLLIALSEQFGFTLAYLIASFATVGLLGFYSKTLFSKLKTTGIFTGILSAFYIFIFVIIKQQDYALLIGSIGLFVALALTMFISRKIDWYKK; translated from the coding sequence ATGGAATCAAACACAAACCTTTCGCTTCTTGAAAAATTTCAAGACTGGATCTCCAGATCCACCAGCTTAAAACTTTTGGTCATTGGCTTCATCGCCTTAGTGCTCCTAATCCCGCAAGCACTCACCATAGACTTGATCAATGAAAGGCAGGAACGTCTCTTAGAAACCGAGATTGAGGTTACAAACAAATGGTCCCGTGCCCAAACCGTGATAGGTCCATACCTGGCCTTGCCCTATCATTACTACAGGGAGGTAAATAGCAACGGTGAAAATAAAGTGATCAAGGAGCTCAAAACCGCCTATTTCCTACCTGATGTTTTGGATGTAAAAGGAGACCTTCAGGCAGAATCCCTTCACCGGGGGATTTTTGATGTGGTGGTGTACCGGGGAGCCATTGAATTGAAAGCAGAATTTGGTGAAATAGCCTTAGGAAAACTGGACATCACGCCCGAACAGGTGCTTTGGGACCAGGCTTCATTTATGATTTCGGTAAGCGATCTGCGAGGAATCGGTGAAAACCCAAATCTTATGCTCAATAACTTCCCTCTGCTATCCGAGCCTTTTTCTGATGCTCAAACCCAACAAAAAGGGCTTCAATTTCCCGCTTCGCTGGATTCCGTGTCAAAAGGATTTAATTTTTCTGGAAGCCTCAAACTCAAAGGGAGTAAGGATTTTCACATAGTTCCACTTGGGAAAACCACAACGATGAACCTCAGCGGGAACTGGCCTAACCCTAGTTTCCAGGGAGAGTTTTTACCGGAGGAAAGAGAGCTTAGTAAGGATGGATTTCAGAGTACATGGAAAGTCCTTCATTTTAATAGACCCTTTGGACAGGAGTTTTCAGAAACCCTTCCAAATTTCCCAGAAAGTTCCTTTGGTCTAAGTCTCAAAATGCCTGTGGATCAATACCAGCAGAGTATTCGAACATCAAAATATGCTATCCTTATCATTATCTTAAGCTTTTTGGCATTGTTCCTCATGGAGACTTTTTCCAAAAGAAGGATTCATCCGCTACAGTACACCTTGGTTGGCTTTGCACTGGTCTTATATTACACTCTTTTGATTGCACTTTCTGAGCAATTTGGGTTTACTTTAGCCTACCTAATTGCGAGCTTTGCCACGGTAGGTTTGCTGGGCTTTTACTCCAAGACTCTATTCTCCAAGCTGAAAACCACAGGGATTTTCACAGGAATTCTCTCTGCCTTTTACATCTTCATTTTTGTGATCATTAAGCAACAAGACTACGCCTTATTAATAGGAAGTATAGGGCTATTTGTGGCACTAGCGCTTACCATGTTCATATCTAGAAAAATTGATTGGTATAAGAAATAA
- a CDS encoding winged helix-turn-helix domain-containing protein — protein sequence MKGNYDKAFENVVRLRVMSILMVNEEYDFNSFKEMLDVTDGNLASHLKNLEKQEYIQVSKSFVGRKPLTNYSATASGKEAFQAHLEFLENLIKENKS from the coding sequence GTGAAGGGGAATTACGATAAAGCATTTGAAAATGTGGTCCGGCTCCGGGTCATGTCCATCCTGATGGTCAATGAGGAATACGATTTCAATTCCTTTAAGGAAATGCTGGATGTGACGGATGGCAACCTGGCCTCCCATCTGAAAAACCTGGAAAAACAGGAATACATTCAGGTCAGCAAATCCTTTGTAGGTAGAAAACCACTGACCAACTACTCAGCCACTGCAAGTGGGAAAGAGGCTTTCCAAGCGCACTTGGAGTTCCTGGAAAATTTGATCAAAGAAAACAAAAGCTAA
- a CDS encoding LytR/AlgR family response regulator transcription factor, with the protein MNCLIVDDEPIAQNILKEFISKVDYLHLTACCSNASEAFNSIQKEDIDLVFLDINMPGIDGISFAKIIPKKVQVIFTTAYREYALEGFELEATDYLLKPIPFERFLKAVSKTKQSIAQNEKPNVSEKPEFLFVRQDRKMEKIAFDEILYVESYSDYLKIHLKTQTILARESLSNFAEKLPENQFIRIHRSFIANLSAITSYTHEFVEVNGNALTISRSFKEDVLKRLQQFE; encoded by the coding sequence ATGAATTGCCTGATAGTTGACGACGAGCCCATAGCACAAAACATCCTAAAGGAGTTTATCTCCAAGGTGGACTACCTCCACTTGACGGCATGCTGCAGCAATGCGAGTGAGGCCTTCAATAGTATTCAAAAGGAGGACATAGACCTGGTGTTTTTAGATATCAATATGCCAGGAATAGACGGGATTTCCTTTGCCAAAATCATCCCCAAAAAGGTGCAGGTAATCTTTACCACAGCTTACCGGGAATATGCTTTAGAGGGATTTGAATTAGAGGCTACAGATTATCTTTTGAAACCCATCCCTTTTGAGAGATTTCTTAAAGCTGTAAGCAAAACCAAACAGTCTATAGCTCAAAACGAAAAACCTAATGTGTCGGAAAAGCCTGAATTTCTATTCGTTCGTCAAGATCGAAAAATGGAAAAGATTGCTTTTGACGAAATCCTTTATGTAGAAAGTTATTCAGACTACCTTAAAATTCACCTGAAAACCCAAACTATTCTGGCACGTGAAAGCCTTTCAAATTTTGCAGAAAAACTCCCTGAAAATCAATTCATTAGAATTCACCGCTCCTTTATCGCGAATCTAAGCGCAATCACTTCTTATACCCATGAATTTGTAGAAGTCAATGGAAATGCACTGACTATCAGCAGGTCTTTCAAAGAGGATGTTTTGAAAAGACTCCAACAGTTTGAATAA
- a CDS encoding cation:proton antiporter, whose translation MDIFTIITILIVLSAAFAFINTKFLKLPFTIGLMIIAIAFTVGITLLGKINHFFIDEAELLIGSIDFETALLDVMLSFLLFAGALHTKLDSLKAMKAPIAVFATIGVVLSTFLVGTMMYYVFILFGHEINYIYCLLFGALISPTDPIAVLGILKDANAPKKLEVKIVGESLFNDGVGVVVFLVIFKIAQQGIGAVDTGEVGLLFLEEVVGGIALGLVTGWLTFRIMKLIDHYETEVMITLALVMGLSGLAHYLHVSGPLAVVVAGIFIGNKSPKIAWSETTHNYVDKFWELIDVLLNAVLFVLIGLELLIITASEEYLSLGLIAIPVALLARYLSLAGPVAIFDKKLDFIPKTSLIMTWGGIRGGISIALALALEPQMERELFLTVTYVIVVFSIIVQGLSIGPLVKKVLSKGRKQN comes from the coding sequence ATGGACATTTTTACCATCATCACCATTCTTATTGTGCTGTCTGCAGCTTTTGCATTCATCAATACCAAGTTCCTCAAGCTTCCTTTTACCATAGGACTGATGATTATTGCTATTGCATTTACAGTAGGAATCACGCTGTTAGGCAAAATCAATCACTTTTTCATTGATGAAGCTGAGCTACTGATTGGCTCCATTGACTTCGAGACAGCACTTTTGGATGTAATGCTAAGTTTCCTGCTCTTTGCTGGTGCACTGCATACCAAACTAGACTCTCTAAAGGCCATGAAAGCGCCAATCGCTGTCTTTGCTACGATAGGTGTAGTGCTCTCCACCTTTCTGGTAGGGACGATGATGTACTATGTTTTCATCCTCTTTGGGCATGAAATCAACTACATCTATTGTCTTCTCTTCGGTGCCCTGATCTCCCCCACCGATCCAATTGCGGTTTTGGGAATTCTCAAAGACGCTAATGCCCCCAAGAAACTAGAAGTGAAAATAGTCGGAGAATCTCTCTTCAATGACGGGGTAGGCGTAGTCGTATTTCTGGTGATTTTCAAAATTGCCCAGCAAGGAATCGGCGCAGTGGATACTGGGGAAGTCGGCCTTCTATTTCTGGAAGAAGTCGTTGGGGGAATCGCCCTAGGCTTGGTTACTGGATGGCTGACATTCAGAATTATGAAACTCATCGATCATTATGAAACGGAAGTTATGATCACCTTGGCTCTAGTGATGGGACTTTCAGGATTAGCCCATTACCTGCATGTTTCGGGCCCCTTAGCAGTGGTAGTGGCGGGGATTTTTATTGGCAACAAATCACCCAAAATTGCCTGGTCTGAAACCACCCATAATTACGTGGACAAATTTTGGGAATTGATTGACGTGCTCCTCAACGCAGTTCTATTTGTTTTGATCGGGCTGGAGCTGCTGATCATCACTGCCAGCGAAGAGTATTTAAGTTTGGGACTGATAGCCATACCCGTAGCATTGCTGGCTCGATACTTATCGCTAGCCGGACCTGTAGCTATTTTTGACAAAAAGCTGGACTTTATCCCAAAAACCAGCCTGATCATGACTTGGGGAGGAATACGGGGCGGAATTTCCATTGCTTTGGCACTTGCCCTAGAACCCCAAATGGAGCGCGAACTCTTCCTCACCGTCACCTATGTAATTGTAGTTTTTTCAATAATCGTGCAGGGGTTAAGCATAGGACCTTTGGTGAAAAAAGTCCTAAGCAAAGGCAGGAAGCAAAACTAA